TCTCGTTGAGCACAAGGGTGGCAGCGGCCCGGGCGGCGAAAGCGGCCAAGGCGCCGGTGCCCGCCGAGGGTTCCAGAACGGTCTCGCCCTTGCGGACCGCCGCCGCCCGCACGGCCATTACCGCGAAAGGCAACGGCGTGGAAAACTGCTGCAGCCGGATTTGCTGTTCCGGCCGGCGCGTTTCCGTCAGGAGCCGCGAGGCAAGAAGTTTTGCGGCAGAGTAATCATCCTCACTGTTGTCGCCACGTAGCAGCGCCTGCACAGCCGCGGCCTGCATCAGGTCATAGGCCATCCGCCAGTCCCAGGCACCTCCGGCATCGTTGCCATGAAACGTCTCGCGCATGATGCGCGCGAGCGCTGAACTGCGCAGGGGTTGGTGGTCGATCTCCGCGCCGATTTGCGCCAGCGCAGAGGTGAGATCAGCGTCGGAGATTGAGAGAGCCGGGTTTGCCAGTTTGGGCTTCGTCATGGGGATTTCCTTTGGATCAGGGTCTGAGTTCCAAAGGACAAAAAGCCCGCTCTACACTTTGAAGGCGTAGAGCGGGCAATTTCTTAGCGGAGGGCCTGCACACCGATCATGGCCACTGCTGCGCAGCATGAAGTACGCGCAAAATGGTCACCATCTCAGGGCTTTCAGCATAAACTACGATGTAGTTCGGTCGAACAACCATCTCCCGGGTCCCATCGACACGGCCCGCACGATACATTTGAGGGCGTTCTGGAAGCAGGGACGTCTTGTGTTCAATCTCATCTTTGAGAACTTGAGCGGCATCCGGGTTGTCGTCAGAGATGTAGTCAATGATTGCCAGCAAGTCGGCGATGGCCGTGGCTTTCCATTCAAGATTTGGCAAGGCGCTTCCCGTCAATCAATGCCTGAGCGTCTTGCATCGCCTTGGCATGGGGCGTTGTGGGCCTTGGATCGTCCAGCGCTTCCTGTACCTTCGCCCGGAACCAGGCGTCATAGGCATCCGGATCAGCGGTCAATCCGGCAGGCAAGCCGCCTTCTGCGGCTACGCGGGTCAGAAGAATACGCACCGCGTCGGAGAGCGTCAGACCGACGCCCGCAAGTGCGTCCGAAGCCTGTGCTTTCAGCTGATCGTCAACACGAACGTGAAGCATGGATGTTTGGGCAGGCATGAATGGTCCTCCTATCGTTCACATTGATGTATCTCATTTGAGATACGATTTCAAGTCGGCGGTATGTGCGCGCGTAGGCCCGAAGTGTGGTCTCATCTGGTAACTCAGCCACCCTGCCCCGCCATAAACTCGGCGAGCACCGGGCTGGCCTCGCCCTTCGCGGAGTTGAGCAGCTCCGAGCCCGCAAGCGAGGCTTTCGACAGACGAACGAGCCCGCCGGTTTCCTCAATGCGATAGCAGCGGCGTTTTTGGCGCCCGCGCCTGTAGTGGGTCGCGGTGTCGATCTGGCAGGTGCTGCCATCGGTGAGCGTCACAGGTGCTGCGAGCTTGATCCTGTCGCCTTCGGCGTAGTCGGGAATCGCGGCCCAGTCCCGGCAGCGCTGGCGCCAGGCATGGGCGTAGCTGTCCGGGTCTTTAAGCTCGGACAGCAGGGCCAACAGGCTCAGAGGCGCGCGAGATTCGACCGGTCCCGCGCTTTCCTCCATGTCCTTGTAGCCCCAGCAGCCGTCATCGTATCGGGTGAGGAAGACAGCCCCGAAAGTGATGGAGCCATCCGCATCGGTCACATAGGTCGTGTCCTCGACAGGGGTGCCGTCGAGATTGGTGACCCTTGCCGCCGCATACCAAGTCGAACCCACCTTGCAGGCTTTGACCAATGCCGTTTTGCGCCTGTCGCTCTCGAAGGTGCAGAGCCGGGTGATTTCCGCTTTCTCATCCGCATAGGTCTGGACGCGACGGTCCGTGTAGAAAAGCCAGCCCACTACGCCGCCCTCCGGTCATCGATTTCCATCAGCGCATCGAGCGGCACGCGATAGGGCTGCATAGCATCGAAATCCTCGCAATTGCCGCAGTTCTGCACGATCGCGAAGGTGTCGCAGGCATCCTTGAGGATGACCCGGAAGGTGCCGCCGAGGCCCGAGGGCACCTCGTAGGTCCCGCCGATGAGATAGTCCGAGGCCCGGCGCACGAAGACGCGGATGCTGTGACCATCGGTGGCGAGCCGGACCGTCCCTTGGCCACGGTCGATGAGCACCTGCACATCGTCGAGGATGTCGGTGTAGAACTGGCCGGTCAGATCGCGAAACGCCATGCGGCGCTGCGCCATCCAGTCGGTGTCCCGGAACGGGTTCATGCCGTCAGCAAAGGCAAAGGAGGGATCGGCCTGTTCGGTGGTGACGATGCGGGTGGTCGTGCCATCGATGCCGTTCGAGCGCAGTTGCACGCCATTGCCGACGATCAGGATCAGGGCGGGCCTGTCCACGGGTCCGTTCCAGTTGGGCAGGAAGGTTTTGCAGGCGCGCGCATGGGCGATCTGCGCCGCGATAGCGGAGGCAGAGAACTTGAGAATAGCCATGGGGATGTCTTTCGGTTGGGTGTGGGAAGACCGACCCGCGCGGGCGGCATGGCTCGCGCGGGTCGCGTGAGGACTCAGGCCGCTTGCGCGACTTCGCTGTCAGGTTCCGAAGTTTCCGCAGTGTGCTCCGCCTCATCACAGGCGCCGCCCGCGGTCTGCATCATTGGCGGGCACCAGGCGGCCACCGCGGCGCGCTGTGCATCCGTCAGCGTGGCGAAGGGTTCGGCGAAGAGCTTGTCGCAGAAGGCGACGATTTCCTTCTTGCTCGACGAGGCCAGCGTCACCGCCTCCTGGGCGAGGCCCAGTTCCTCGCCGAGGATCTTCAGGAGCCATGCCTTCTTGAAGCGGTTGAAGAGCGCCGCATTCGGCGTCCAGTGGGCGCGGATGTCGGGCATGATCTCGATCTCGAACGCATGCATCAGGCTGTCGCGCTGGCGGTCCCGCGCGAAGCAGGACTGCGTGGTGCTGGCCGTCGCATAGGCCACGAGCTTGGCCTTCTCCCCTGCATCGAGCGCGCGAAACGCCGCGAACTGATCGGCGGGCGGGCGGGTATCATCGAGCCACGAGAGGTCCAGCACATCATGCGCCGCGGCCACCTGCTCGAGGGAGGTCTCGTCGATCTCGTCCATTTTGGCGTGG
The Yoonia sp. SS1-5 DNA segment above includes these coding regions:
- a CDS encoding regulator — encoded protein: MAILKFSASAIAAQIAHARACKTFLPNWNGPVDRPALILIVGNGVQLRSNGIDGTTTRIVTTEQADPSFAFADGMNPFRDTDWMAQRRMAFRDLTGQFYTDILDDVQVLIDRGQGTVRLATDGHSIRVFVRRASDYLIGGTYEVPSGLGGTFRVILKDACDTFAIVQNCGNCEDFDAMQPYRVPLDALMEIDDRRAA
- a CDS encoding type II toxin-antitoxin system mRNA interferase toxin, RelE/StbE family, which produces MPNLEWKATAIADLLAIIDYISDDNPDAAQVLKDEIEHKTSLLPERPQMYRAGRVDGTREMVVRPNYIVVYAESPEMVTILRVLHAAQQWP
- a CDS encoding type II toxin-antitoxin system RelB/DinJ family antitoxin, giving the protein MPAQTSMLHVRVDDQLKAQASDALAGVGLTLSDAVRILLTRVAAEGGLPAGLTADPDAYDAWFRAKVQEALDDPRPTTPHAKAMQDAQALIDGKRLAKS